One Pseudomonas sp. MM213 genomic window, AGGATCGGCGCGAACACCACCATCCCGCACGTGGCAATGAAGGCGCCGATGAACGAACTCCACGCCGACAGCGACAGCGCGACACCGGCCATGCCTTGACGGGCCATCGGGTAGCCGTCGAGGGTGGTCATGACGGTGGACGCTTCGCCCGGAATGTTCAGCAGGATCGAACTGATCCGGCCGCCGTACTCGCAACCCAGGTAAACCGCAGCCAGCAGGATCAGTGCCGATTCCGGTGGCAGCCCGAGGGCGAATGCAATCGGGATCAGCAACGCCACGCCGTTGATCGGACCGAGGCCGGGCAGCAGGCCGACGACGGTGCCGATCAGCGTGCCGCTGAGTGCGGTGACCAGGTTGTAAGGGGTCAGTGCGACGCCGAAGCCGTGACTCAAATAACCAAGCGTATCCATTTCAGTTCTCCAGAACGTCGAGCAGGCCCAGAGGCAGCGGCACGTCCATCACTTTGTCGAACAGCAGGTACAGACCGATGCTCATCAGGCTGATGATCACTGCGCTTGGCAACCAGCGTCCGCCGTACAGGCGCGCCATCGGAATGCCGATCAAAATGCTGCTGAGGATGAAGCCCAACGGTTCGAACAGGCCGGCGAACACCAGCAGCAGCACCACGCAGCGGCCGATCTTGTGGAGGGTTTCACGGTCCAGCGGCGGGTCTTCTTCAGAGTGTTTGATCGGGGACGGGCGAAACACCATGTAGATCAAGCCCATTCCCATCAGCCCCAGCATCAGCAAGGGGAAGGCGCGAGGGCCGATCGGTTCGTAGGAAAAAGGCGCCTGGTAGGGCCAGGCCATCAGCACCAGGCTGGCGCAGGCCAGCAGCAGCACCGATGCGAAAATGCGTTGTACGAGCATGGGGAACTCCTGTGCCGCGACCCCGCAGTGCGGGGCCGCAGCCGCTAGACAGAGGCGATCACTGAATCAGGCCGAACTCTTTGGCCAGCACTTTGTAGTCCGCGACCTGCTTCTTCACGTAGGTGTCCAGTTCCGGGCCGGTCATGGCGAACGGAAAGAGTTCACGCTGATCGCGCAACTTGGCGAAATCATCGGAAGCCAGCAGTTTGTCGAAGGAGTCTTTCCACCAGGCGTAGTCTTCATCGCTGACTTTTGGCCCGAGGTAGAAACCGCGAACCACTGGCCAGACGATGTCGTAGCCTTGCTCTTTGGCGGTCGGAATGTCTTTCATTTCCGGCTCGTCCAGGCGCTTATCGGAGAACACCGCCAGCAGGCGCATGTCGCCGCTCTGGATGTGCGGCATGGAGTCGGAGATGTCCGTGCTGCCGACCTGGATGTGGCCGCCGAGCAGCGCGGTGGCGATTTCGCCGCCACCTTCGAGGGCGACGTAACGCAGATCGCGCGGGTTGATCCCGGCGGCCTTGGCGATCAACGCGGTTTGCATCCAGTCCTGGCTGCCGACGGTGCCGCCGGAACCGATCACCACTTTGCTTGGATCTTTCTTAAGCGCCTGAACGAGATCGTCGAGGGTCTTGTAAGGCGAATCGCTTTTCACCGCGATGGCGCCGTAGCTGGTGCCGACCGCTGCCAGCCAGCGCACGTTGGTTTCATCGAAGCGACCGAACTTGCCCTGGGCCAGGTTCAGCAACGAGCCGCTGGACCACGCCACGAGCGTGCCGGCGTCGGCCGGACGCTGAGCGACCACCGCGTTGTACGCCACTGCGCCGACACCGCCGGGCATGTAGGTCACGCGCATCGGTTTGCTCAGCAGTTTCTCGTTCATCAGCGCGCTTTGCGCCAGTTTGCAGGTCAGGTCGAAACCGCCGCCGGGCGAGGCCGGGGCGATGCATTCCGGGCGCTTGGGCTCGGCCATCAGTTGGCCGGCAAACAGCATGCAGCTGGCGGCGAGGGCGAAACGGCGCAGTGATCGATTCATTGTTGTCTCCACGGGAGTTGTTGTTTTTGGGGATGTTTCAGGTGCGGCAGTTTCGCGTCGCGCAGCCGTTGATGGCGCTGACAAACGTAAACGACGGGAATTGAAAAAAGAGATGAGGCGGGCAAACCTGGGGCTGTGTGGACAGCATGGCGAAGTACCTCGTTATTGTTCTTATTGGCGAAAACGCATCGAGGCGTTTTTCGGGAGCTACATTTCAAAGCACGATCGATGGCTTTCAGTCGAAACCATCCGTGGGCCGACTCTAACGGTCGAACCTTTCACTAACCTTTCAGCGGACTTTCACGGTTTTCGGGCTTCACAGCGGCGGATGCGGCTGTAAACTCCGCGCCAAAGAATGGCGTCGAACATCCCTGAATGAGGTAAAGATCCATGCGTGTTCTGCTCGTCGAAGACCATCTGCAACTCGCCGACAGTGTCGCCCAGGCGCTCAAGAGCACCGGGCTGACCGTGGATGTGCTGCACGACGGCGTGGCCGCCGACCTGGCGCTGAGCAGCGAGGAATACGCCATGGCGATCCTCGATGTCGGCCTGCCGCGCATGGATGGCTTCGAGGTGCTGGCGCGCTTGCGGGCCCGGGGCAAGAACCTGCCGGTGCTGATGCTGACCGCCCGCAGCGACGTCAAGGATCGTGTGCATGGCTTGAACCTCGGCGCTGACGATTACCTGGCCAAACCGTTCGAACTGACCGAGCTCGAAGCCCGGGTCAAAGCCTTGCTGCGTCGCAGTGTGCTCGGCGGCGAACGGCAGCAGACCTGCGGTGTGCTGGCTTACGATCTGGACACCCGACGCTTCACTCTCGGTGACGAATTGCTGACCCTGACCTCCCGCGAACAAGCGGTGCTCGAAGCGCTGATTGCGCGTCCCGGTCGGGTGATGAGCAAGGAACAACTGGCCGCCCAGGTGTTCGGTCTTGACGAAGAGGCCAGCCCCGACGCCATCGAAATCTACGTCCACCGCTTGCGCAAGAAGCTCGACGGCCAACCGGTCGCCATCGTGACGTTCCGCGGTCTTGGCTACTTGCTGGAAAGCCGCGATGCATAAGCCCAGCAGCCTGCGCTGGCGGTTGCTGTGGAACCTCGCGCTGTTGCTGGTGGTGTTGATGCTGGCCAGTGGATTGAGCGCGTACTGGAATGGTCGCGAAGCCGCCGATACCGCGTATGACCGGACGCTGCTGGCTTCGGCGCGAACCATCGCCGCCGGGGTGTCCCAGCGTGACGGAACACTCAGTGCCGATGTGCCTTACGTGGCGCTGGATACGTTTGCCTACGACAGTGCCGGGCGAATTTTTTACCTGGTCAACGACATTCACCAGAACCTGATTTCCGGCTACGAAAACCTTCCCGCTCCACCACCGGGAACGCCGCGCACCGATGACTATCCGGCGCTTGCCCGTTTCTACAACGCGACGTATCGGGGGCAGAACGTGCGGGTGGTCAGCCTGCTCAAACCCGTGAGCGAACCGAACATGAACGGCATGGCGGAAATTCGCGTGGCGGAAACCGACGAGGCACGCGTCAGCATGGCCCGTAGCCTGGCGGCAGACACGTTGTTGCGGCTGGGCATGCTGGCGGTCGGCGCGTTGCTGATGGTGTGGTTTGCGGTGAGTGCGGCGTTGCGTCCATTGGAACGCTTGCGCACGGCGGTGGAAGAGCGCCAGTCCGATGACTTGCGGCCGCTGCCGCTGGTGGAGGTGCAGCGAGAATTGTGGCCATTGGTGCGTGCGCTCAATCACTTTACCGAGCGCCTGCGCGGGCAGTTCGAACGTCAGGCGCAGTTCATTGCCGATGCTGCGCATGAACTGCGCACGCCACTGGCGGCGCTCAAGGCGCGACTTGAACTCGGCCTGCGTTCGGGCGAACCCGAAACCTGGCGCAACACGCTGGAAACGGCAGCGCAAGGCACGGATCGTCTGACCCATCTGGCCAACCAATTGCTGTCGCTGGCGCGTGTCGAAAACGGTGCCCGGGCGATCGCCGAGGGCGGTGCGCAATTACTCGATCTGAGTCAGCTGGCCCGGGAACTGGGCATGGCGATGGCGCCGCTGGCCCATGCCCGCGGCGTGGCGCTGGCGCTGGAAGCCGACGAACCGGTGTGGCTGCGCGGTGAGCCGACGCTGCTGAACGAGCTGTTGAGCAATCTGGTGGACAACGCACTGGCCCATACGCCGCCCGGCGGCAACGTGATCCTGCGGGTCTCGGCACCGGCGGTGCTGGAGGTCGAGGATGACGGGCCGGGGATTCCGCTGGAAGAGCGTGATCGGGTGTTCGAGCGCTTCTATCGGCGCAACCAGCAGGTGGCCGGGTCGGGGTTGGGGTTGGCGATTGTCGGCGAGATCTGCCGCGCGCATCTGGCACAGATCAGCCTGCACGATGGCGAGCAGGCGGGGTTGAAGGTGCGGGTGAGTTTTATCGCGGGAGAATAATGGTGGCATCTTCGCGGGCAAGCCTCGCTCCTACAGGTCGTCATCGAACTTGTAGGAGCGAGGCTTGCCCGCGAAGCTTTTAATAGAACATCGACCGCGATTCTTCCAGGTCCCTGCACATCGACTCATTCTCCGGGTCGATTCCCAGCTTCTTGAAGGCCGGCACGCCGAGCGGGTCGATACGGGCGATGGGGTGGTCGGTGTCCTTGTGGCAATACAAACTGGCCACTTGCACCAGATCCACATAGTCGACGCGCTCGGACTCGCGCTTGAAGTCCAGATACAGCCCCGGCACCTGTACCAGCATTTCCGGAAACTCCCAGACCCTGAGCAGCTTATCGCCGAGCAGCGGGTGAATGTGGTCGATCACATGGTTCAGGCTGACCGGGTCCGACAGCAGCTCGTAGTGGTCTTCGGCGTAGGTCAGGATCGGCAGTACACCAATCTGATGCACCAGCCCGCCCAGCGCCGCCTGATCAGGCTTGAGCTGCGTGTAACTGCGGCACAGCGCGTAGCTGACCCCGGCGATTTCCAGGCTTTTGCGCCAGACATCGCGCATCTTTTTCTCCACCACGTCAGAGCGCGCATGGAAAATCTGCTCCATGACCAGACCGATGGCCAGGTTGCTGCTGTAATTGACGCCCAGGCGCGTGATTGCCGTGTGCAAGTCAGTGACTTCCTGGGTCGCGCGCAGCAGCGGGCTATTGACCACTTTGATCAGGCGCGCCGACAGCGCCGTATCACGGCCAATCACTTTACTCAGGGTGCTGACACTTATTTCCGGGTCTTCAGCGGCCTTGCGAATCTGCAGGGCCACTTCCGGCAACGTTGGCAGAACCAGGTCATCGTTATCGATGGCCTCAACCAAATCCTGTTGGACCTTATCCGCCAAATCGCTCATTTCTTTTCTCTAGGGTGTTGCAACAAGTACTGCTGTTAACGCTGGATCTCGCGATCGCGATCCAGTTCATAAGGCAAGTCAAGCAGATGCAGGGCCGGCCCTTCGATCGCGCCGAGATGGACGTCGCCACCTTCCGCCGCTTCGGCTTGCAAGACGGCCAGGAGTTCAATGTTTTGTCCGGCGTGCGCGGCAATCACCACTTCGCCGATGGAACTGCCGTGTGTCGGGGAAAACAAGGGGGTGCCGGGTTCAGGCAATGCACTGGCGTCCAGCTTCAGACGATACAAGCGGCGCTTGAGTTTGCCCAGGTACTGCATCCGCGCAACGATTTCCTGGCCGGTGTAGCAACCTTTCTTGAAGCTCACGCCGCCGACGGCCTGCAGATTGAGCATCTGCGGAATGAACAATTCGCGTGTGCCCGGCATCACCTGGCCGATCCCTGCGCGGACCTGGCCCAGCAGCCATTGATTGAGATCGCCCTCGGTCAGCACAGCTGATAACCGGCCCTTGATGACGTCGGCCTGATCGGCGGCAACCCAGAGTTCGGCGCGGTCCGGTGAAACGCGGATGGCGATCAATCCGTCATTGCGCGCCACGCTGTCGGTGTCCGCCGGCAGTTCGAGACCCAGGCCGATCAGGGCGGCATCGCCATGGTCAACGCCGAAGCGGACCCAGGCAGTGCTTTCATCGGTCAATTTCGATTTGGAGAACACCGCGTACTTCTTCAAGTCCGCCAGTTGCGGCTCCAGCAGCTCGGTGGCCATGGCCATGAGCACGCCATCACCTTGCAGCAGAATGCGGAAGCTCGATTGCATCCGGCCTTTCTGGGTGCAGCGCGCGCCGAGGCTGGCCTGGGTGTCGCTCAGGTAATTGAGGTTGCAGGTCAGTTGGCCTTGCAGAAATTTGCTGGCATCCGCGCCGCGGACCGCGAGAACGCCTTCGTGAGACAGGGTGCAGAAAAAAGCAGAATCGGCCATGGGAGATCGCAGGGTAAAAGAGTCTGGGGGACATCATAAGGGGGCGCCCATGAAATGGGTAGTTCACAAAAGGTCGACAGTGCCCGACCAAAGCCGACTGTTCGATGGTGTCCGGGGCTGTATACTTGCCGCCTATTTGAGGAGCGCTCCATGGTCGAAGATGTTGAACTGAATCGCCTCTACTGGCACAGCCGCCGCGGCATGCTTGAACTTGACGTGTTGCTGGTGCCGTTCGTGAAAGAGGTCTACCCGCACCTCAATGATGTCGACCGCGATTGCTACCGCAAGCTGCTCGAATGCGAAGATCAGGACATGTTCGGCTGGTTCATGGAACGCGCCGAGTCGGAAGATCCGGAGCTGCAGCGCATGGTTCGCATGATCCTGGATCGTGTCCAGCCCAAGTAATGCGTTCGAATGCCGCTGGCATGCCTCTGGGCAGTTGCTGGCGGCGTATCTGTTGGCCCAGCTGTTCGCGCTGGGTGCGTTGTTTCTGCTTGCCATACCGGTCTGGGCCAGCTTGCTCGGCGCTTTTTGCTGCCTGGCTCATTGCGTTTTGGCATTGCCGCGCCAGATTTTACTGACACACCCACAGGCGTTTCGCGGCTTGCGTCGCGATGCGGATGGCTGGCAGTTGTGGAATCAGGCGGCGGGTTGGCAGGCGGTTCAGCTACGGCCGGACAGCCTCGCGCTGCCGCTGGTCGTCGTCCTGCGTTTTCGCCTGCAGGGCGAGCGGCGGGTCCGGGCGATCTGTGTGCCCCGGGATTCGCAGGCGGCGGATGTGCACCGACGCCTGCGGGTTCGGCTCACGTTCAGTCGGCGTAGGTGGGCGGCACCAGAATAGTGTCCAGCGCCTCCGGCAGCAGGTTCGGGTAGTCGAGGGTGTAATGCAGGCCGCGACTTTCCTTGCGTTCCATGGCTGACTGAATCATCAGTTCCGCCACTTGGGCCAGGTTACGCAGCTCGATCAAATCCCGGCTGACCTTGTAGTTACTGTAGAACTCGTCGATTTCGTCCAGTAACAGCCGCACGCGGTGCTGCGCACGTTGCAGGCGCTTGTTGGTGCGCACAATGCCGACGTAGTCCCACATGAATCGCCGCAGTTCATCCCAGTTGTGCGCAATGATCACGTCTTCATCCGAGTCGGTGACCTGGCTGGCATCCCAGACGGGCAGGGCGACCGGAATCGAAACCTGCGGCAACTGCTCAAGAATGTCTTCCGCTGCCGAGCGTGCGTAAACGAAACATTCCAGCAGCGAGTTGCTGGCCATGCGGTTGGCGCCGTGCAGGCCAGTGAAACTGGTTTCGCCAATTGCATACAGCCCCGGCACGTCGGTGCGGCCCTGCTGATCGACCATCACGCCGCCGCAGGTGTAGTGCGCCGCGGGAACCACCGGAATCGGTTGCTTGGTGATGTCGATGGAAAACTCCAGGCAGCGCTCGTACACCGTCGGGAAGTGCGTCTTGATGAACGCTTCCGGCTTGTGACTGATGTCCAGATAAACGCAATCGACACCCAGGCGCTTCATCTCATGGTCGATGGCCCGGGCGACGATGTCCCGTGGCGCCAGTTCGGCGCGCGGGTCGAATCGCTGCATGAAGCGTTCGCCATTGGGCAGCTTCAGGTGCGCACCTTCGCCGCGCAGGGCTTCGGTGATCAGGAAACTCTTGGCTTGCGGGTGATACAGGCACGTCGGGTGAAACTGGTTGAACTCCAGGTTTGCCACCCGGCAGCCCGAACGCCAGGCCATGGCGATGCCATCACCGCAGGCGCCGTCGGGGTTGCTGGTATAGAGGTAGACCTTGGCTGCGCCGCCAGACGCGAGGATCACGAAGCGTGCGCCGTAGGTGTCGACTTCCCCGGTGCCGCGGTTGAGCACGTAGGCGCCGAGGCAGCGGTCGCCTTCAAGGCCCAGGCGCTTCTCGGTGATCAGATCGACGGCGACCCGCTGTTCCAGCAACTCGATGTTGGGCCGCTGTCTGGCTTTGTCGAGCAGGGTTCTGAAAATCGCTGCGCCGGTGGCATCGGCGGCGTGAATGATGCGCCGATGGCTGTGACCGCCTTCGCGGGTCAGGTGAAACTCGAAACCGCCATCTTCGGTGCCGGATTGTTCATCGCGAGTGAACGGCACGCCTTGATCGATCAGCCATTGAATGGCCTCTTTGCTGTGCTCGACGGTGAAGCGCACGGCGTCTTCGTGGCACAGGCCACCGCCGGCATTCAGGGTGTCATCGACATGGGATTCAACGGTATCGGTGTCATCCAGCACGGCAGCGACACCGCCCTGGGCCCAGAAGGTCGAGCCATTGGCGAGGTCGCCTTTGCTCAGTACGGCAATGCGCAAATGATCGGGCAAGGTCAGCGCAAGGCTCAAACCGGCAGCACCGCTGCCAATCACCAGAACATCGTGTTGAAACTGTTGGCTCATTTCAGGATTCCGCTCAAAGCGACCCGGGTCGGGGTTGGCGCATGACTCCCGCATCGGCGAGTCAAGGCGGCCACACAGCGCACTAGTATATAGAGGGGGGAGCGGCACAATAGCCGAGGTCACATGGCATTGTGAAACTACTGTGACGGAAAAGACTTGACGCTTCGTCGGATGATTTTTCGACCGGTTCGGCGACAAGAAGACTGTATCGTCGATTTAACAGTCTTTTTCCATTCACGGTTGCACAATGTCGGTCTTGCGCAGCTATAAATATTTGGAACTTTTGCCAAAGGCCCAAGATCAATAGACCGTTGCCTGAATCAAGGGACAGTGTCGGCTTCAATGCAGGATTGCGGTTTGATCCTTGCCGGCGAATCCGATGACAAGATTATTCGCGCAGCCGGGTTATGCCGAGCTGCGCTTTTCGTGCGTGCCAAATCAGAGCCCGCAGGAAACTTGCTTGGAGGGGGAGAACTTTTGCGAAAAGCCCGAGTCTATGTTTGCAAGTCTGGTCGTTTAGTTATGCAAGCTTCCTCCGAGCTTATCGAGGAGAGTTCATGCTAACCCAGGAAGAGGATCAGCAGCTGGTCGAACGCGTTCAGCGCGGCGACAAGCGAGCTTTCGATCTGCTAGTGCTGAAATATCAGCACAAAATTCTCGGGTTGATCGTGCGTTTCGTGCACGACACCCATGAAGCCCAGGATGTGGCACAAGAAGCCTTTATCAAGGCGTACCGTGCGCTTGGAAATTTTCGCGGGGACAGCGCGTTTTACACGTGGCTTTACCGCATCGCCATCAACACGGCGAAAAACTATCTGGTTTCACGCGGCCGTCGGCCGCCGGATAGCGATGTCAGTTCCGAAGATGCAGAGTTCTACGATGGCGATCATGGCCTCAAGGATCTCGAGTCGCCTGAGCGTGCATTGCTGCGGGATGAGATCGAAGGCACCGTCCATCGAACCATTCAGCAACTGCCGGAAGATTTGCGTACGGCTTTAACTTTACGTGAGTTTGATGGTCTGAGTTACGAGGACATTGCGGCAGTCATGCAGTGTCCGGTGGGTACCGTGCGCTCCCGGATTTTCCGCGCTCGGGAGGCCATCGATAAAGCCCTGCAGCCGTTGTTGCAGGAAAACTGAGACAGCGGCGACAGCCAAGAGAGGAACGCCATGAGTCGTGAAGCCCTGCAGGAATCGCTGTCCGCAGTGATGGATAACGAAGCGGACGAACTGGAATTGCGTCGGGTATTGAATGCCTTTGACGATGTTGAAACCCGTGAAACATGGGCTCGTTATCAAATCGCTCGGGCAGTGATGCACAAGGATCTGCTGCTTCCACGTCTGGACATTGCAGCGGCCGTTTCTGCTGCGTTGGCTGATGAAGCCGTACCGGCGAAAGTCTCCCGTGGTCCATGGCGCAGCCTGGGTCGCCTCGCTGTAGCCGCTTCGGTTACCGTCGCCGTGTTGGCAGGTGTTCGTCTGTACAACCAGGACGAGATCGCGGGTGTCGAGTTGGCTCAGCACTCCACTCAACCGGGTCTGGCCGTTCCTCAGGTCAAGGGTCCAGCTGTTTTGGCAGGCTATAATGAGAGCTCGGAAGCCACTGGTCCTATGGCCAACGGCGTATTGCAAGCTCAGCCGGGCTGGCACGATCAGCGTTTGCCGGGCTACTTGCGCCAACATGCTCAACAGGCTGCACTGAAAGGTACTGAGAGCGCTCTGCCTTACGCTCGTGCAGCGAGCCTGGAAAACCGTTAAGGAGGATCATGCGCGCCATACCTCTACTTTCGCTTCTGCTTAGTGGCTGGTTCATTGTTCCAGCCCATGCCGATGAGGCACAAGACTGGTTGACCCGTCTTGGTCAGGCCGAGCAGCAGCAAAGCTTTCACGGTACTTTTGTCTACGAGCGAAACGGTAGTTTTTCTACCCACAACATCTGGCACCGCGTCCAGGATGGCAAGGTCCATGAGCGTTTACTCCAGCTCGACGGCCAGGCTCAGGAAGTTGTGCGCATTGATGGGCATACTCAATGCGTCAGCGGTCTTCTGATTGCAGGGCTTGGGGATTCCCCCAATTCCGCTGCTCGTACACTCGATCCACAGAAGCTCAAGAATTGGTACGACCTTGCCGTCATCGGCAAGTCGCGTGTGGCCGGACGTGCGGCAGTCATCGTTACCCTGACGCCTCGCGATCAACATCGCTACGGTTTTGAATTGCATCTGGATAAAGAAACCGGCCTGCCGCTCAAATCATTGCTTCTGAATGAGAAAGGGCAGTTGCTGGAGCGGTTCCAGTTCACGCAGCTGGATACCTCCGATTTGCCTTCCGACGACGATTTGCAGGCAGGCCCGGATTGCAAAGCCATCACCCTCGACAGCGACAAGGCTTCGGCAGTCAAGGCTGCCCAG contains:
- a CDS encoding tripartite tricarboxylate transporter TctB family protein: MLVQRIFASVLLLACASLVLMAWPYQAPFSYEPIGPRAFPLLMLGLMGMGLIYMVFRPSPIKHSEEDPPLDRETLHKIGRCVVLLLVFAGLFEPLGFILSSILIGIPMARLYGGRWLPSAVIISLMSIGLYLLFDKVMDVPLPLGLLDVLEN
- a CDS encoding Bug family tripartite tricarboxylate transporter substrate binding protein codes for the protein MNRSLRRFALAASCMLFAGQLMAEPKRPECIAPASPGGGFDLTCKLAQSALMNEKLLSKPMRVTYMPGGVGAVAYNAVVAQRPADAGTLVAWSSGSLLNLAQGKFGRFDETNVRWLAAVGTSYGAIAVKSDSPYKTLDDLVQALKKDPSKVVIGSGGTVGSQDWMQTALIAKAAGINPRDLRYVALEGGGEIATALLGGHIQVGSTDISDSMPHIQSGDMRLLAVFSDKRLDEPEMKDIPTAKEQGYDIVWPVVRGFYLGPKVSDEDYAWWKDSFDKLLASDDFAKLRDQRELFPFAMTGPELDTYVKKQVADYKVLAKEFGLIQ
- a CDS encoding response regulator translates to MRVLLVEDHLQLADSVAQALKSTGLTVDVLHDGVAADLALSSEEYAMAILDVGLPRMDGFEVLARLRARGKNLPVLMLTARSDVKDRVHGLNLGADDYLAKPFELTELEARVKALLRRSVLGGERQQTCGVLAYDLDTRRFTLGDELLTLTSREQAVLEALIARPGRVMSKEQLAAQVFGLDEEASPDAIEIYVHRLRKKLDGQPVAIVTFRGLGYLLESRDA
- a CDS encoding sensor histidine kinase is translated as MHKPSSLRWRLLWNLALLLVVLMLASGLSAYWNGREAADTAYDRTLLASARTIAAGVSQRDGTLSADVPYVALDTFAYDSAGRIFYLVNDIHQNLISGYENLPAPPPGTPRTDDYPALARFYNATYRGQNVRVVSLLKPVSEPNMNGMAEIRVAETDEARVSMARSLAADTLLRLGMLAVGALLMVWFAVSAALRPLERLRTAVEERQSDDLRPLPLVEVQRELWPLVRALNHFTERLRGQFERQAQFIADAAHELRTPLAALKARLELGLRSGEPETWRNTLETAAQGTDRLTHLANQLLSLARVENGARAIAEGGAQLLDLSQLARELGMAMAPLAHARGVALALEADEPVWLRGEPTLLNELLSNLVDNALAHTPPGGNVILRVSAPAVLEVEDDGPGIPLEERDRVFERFYRRNQQVAGSGLGLAIVGEICRAHLAQISLHDGEQAGLKVRVSFIAGE
- a CDS encoding HDOD domain-containing protein, with translation MSDLADKVQQDLVEAIDNDDLVLPTLPEVALQIRKAAEDPEISVSTLSKVIGRDTALSARLIKVVNSPLLRATQEVTDLHTAITRLGVNYSSNLAIGLVMEQIFHARSDVVEKKMRDVWRKSLEIAGVSYALCRSYTQLKPDQAALGGLVHQIGVLPILTYAEDHYELLSDPVSLNHVIDHIHPLLGDKLLRVWEFPEMLVQVPGLYLDFKRESERVDYVDLVQVASLYCHKDTDHPIARIDPLGVPAFKKLGIDPENESMCRDLEESRSMFY
- the ygfZ gene encoding CAF17-like 4Fe-4S cluster assembly/insertion protein YgfZ, which codes for MADSAFFCTLSHEGVLAVRGADASKFLQGQLTCNLNYLSDTQASLGARCTQKGRMQSSFRILLQGDGVLMAMATELLEPQLADLKKYAVFSKSKLTDESTAWVRFGVDHGDAALIGLGLELPADTDSVARNDGLIAIRVSPDRAELWVAADQADVIKGRLSAVLTEGDLNQWLLGQVRAGIGQVMPGTRELFIPQMLNLQAVGGVSFKKGCYTGQEIVARMQYLGKLKRRLYRLKLDASALPEPGTPLFSPTHGSSIGEVVIAAHAGQNIELLAVLQAEAAEGGDVHLGAIEGPALHLLDLPYELDRDREIQR
- a CDS encoding FAD assembly factor SdhE → MVEDVELNRLYWHSRRGMLELDVLLVPFVKEVYPHLNDVDRDCYRKLLECEDQDMFGWFMERAESEDPELQRMVRMILDRVQPK
- a CDS encoding protein YgfX, giving the protein MSSPSNAFECRWHASGQLLAAYLLAQLFALGALFLLAIPVWASLLGAFCCLAHCVLALPRQILLTHPQAFRGLRRDADGWQLWNQAAGWQAVQLRPDSLALPLVVVLRFRLQGERRVRAICVPRDSQAADVHRRLRVRLTFSRRRWAAPE
- the nadB gene encoding L-aspartate oxidase, encoding MSQQFQHDVLVIGSGAAGLSLALTLPDHLRIAVLSKGDLANGSTFWAQGGVAAVLDDTDTVESHVDDTLNAGGGLCHEDAVRFTVEHSKEAIQWLIDQGVPFTRDEQSGTEDGGFEFHLTREGGHSHRRIIHAADATGAAIFRTLLDKARQRPNIELLEQRVAVDLITEKRLGLEGDRCLGAYVLNRGTGEVDTYGARFVILASGGAAKVYLYTSNPDGACGDGIAMAWRSGCRVANLEFNQFHPTCLYHPQAKSFLITEALRGEGAHLKLPNGERFMQRFDPRAELAPRDIVARAIDHEMKRLGVDCVYLDISHKPEAFIKTHFPTVYERCLEFSIDITKQPIPVVPAAHYTCGGVMVDQQGRTDVPGLYAIGETSFTGLHGANRMASNSLLECFVYARSAAEDILEQLPQVSIPVALPVWDASQVTDSDEDVIIAHNWDELRRFMWDYVGIVRTNKRLQRAQHRVRLLLDEIDEFYSNYKVSRDLIELRNLAQVAELMIQSAMERKESRGLHYTLDYPNLLPEALDTILVPPTYAD
- the rpoE gene encoding RNA polymerase sigma factor RpoE, with the translated sequence MLTQEEDQQLVERVQRGDKRAFDLLVLKYQHKILGLIVRFVHDTHEAQDVAQEAFIKAYRALGNFRGDSAFYTWLYRIAINTAKNYLVSRGRRPPDSDVSSEDAEFYDGDHGLKDLESPERALLRDEIEGTVHRTIQQLPEDLRTALTLREFDGLSYEDIAAVMQCPVGTVRSRIFRAREAIDKALQPLLQEN
- a CDS encoding sigma-E factor negative regulatory protein codes for the protein MSREALQESLSAVMDNEADELELRRVLNAFDDVETRETWARYQIARAVMHKDLLLPRLDIAAAVSAALADEAVPAKVSRGPWRSLGRLAVAASVTVAVLAGVRLYNQDEIAGVELAQHSTQPGLAVPQVKGPAVLAGYNESSEATGPMANGVLQAQPGWHDQRLPGYLRQHAQQAALKGTESALPYARAASLENR
- a CDS encoding MucB/RseB C-terminal domain-containing protein, producing MRAIPLLSLLLSGWFIVPAHADEAQDWLTRLGQAEQQQSFHGTFVYERNGSFSTHNIWHRVQDGKVHERLLQLDGQAQEVVRIDGHTQCVSGLLIAGLGDSPNSAARTLDPQKLKNWYDLAVIGKSRVAGRAAVIVTLTPRDQHRYGFELHLDKETGLPLKSLLLNEKGQLLERFQFTQLDTSDLPSDDDLQAGPDCKAITLDSDKASAVKAAQTWHSDWLPAGFELTSSTSRKDPATKTQVSSLMYDDGLARFSVFLEPLNGAPVTDTRTQLGPTVAVSRRLTTPQGEMMVTVVGEIPVGTAERIALSMRSDATATQ